CCACCCGCGCCTGGTAGCGGGGCAGGGCCTGGCTGAAGGCCTCAGTCAGCTTGCTCGTCGAAGGGGAGGGCACGGGTTTCGGTTCCTTGCTCGACCAAAATCTGTACTTTCTGCTCGGCCTCTTTCAGGGCTTCCTGACACTCGCGGGTGAGCACGATGCCGCGCTCGAAGGATTTCAGCGAATCCTCCAGGCTCAGATCACCCTGCTCCATGCGCTCGACCAGCGCCTCCAGCTCCTTGAGGGACTTTTCGAAATCGACGGGTTCTTCGGCGTTCGCCATGGCGGGACCTCCTGCCTGCTCGCAGGGGGACGAGTCTACCTTGTCCCCCTGTCGCTTGAAACACCGCGCCGTGGCGCTTTGCACGCCCAATGGCAACGGCTCGCTCGCGCTGTTCCCGGGTGCGCGGTACACTCCCGTGCCATACCGCAACCGCCCCGGCCAGAGGACGGGCCGGTGCTCCTGCACGTCACGCACTAAGGTCTGCACGCTTTACTTATGAGCGCACGTTACGACGCCGCCGCCATCGAAGTGCTCACCGGGCTGGACCCGGTGCGCAAGCGCCCGGGCATGTACACCGACACCGCCCGGCCCAATCACCTGGCCCAGGAGGTCATTGACAACAGCGTCGACGAGGCCGTGGCCGGTCACGCGAAGCAAATCGAGGTCACCCTGTACCGGGACGGCTCGCTGGCCGTGCAGGACGATGGCCGCGGCATGCCCGTGGACATCCACCCGGAGCAGGGCAAGCCGGGCGTGGAGGTGATTCTCTCCACCCTGCATGCCGGCGGCAAGTTCTCCGGCAAGAACTACCAGTTCTCCGGCGGCCTGCACGGGGTAGGTGTGTCGGTGGTCAACGCCCTGTCACGGCGGCTGGAAGTCACCGTGCGCCGGGACGGGGGCGAATACCGAATGGTGTTCGGCGACGGCAACAAGCTCTCGGAGCTGGAGCAGACCGGCACCGTGGGCAAGCGCAACACCGGCACCCGGCTGCACTTCTGGCCCGACGCCCGTTACTTCGATTCGGCGAAATTCTCCGTGCCGCGCCTGAAACACGTGCTGCGGGCCAAGGCCGTGCTCTGTCCGGGCCTGCGGGTGAACTTCTTCGACGAGGGCAGCGAGGAGCGGGCGAGCTGGTACTACGAGGACGGTCTGAAGGACTACCTCACCACCGCGCTGCAGGATCTGCCCCGGCTGCCCGAGGAGCCCTTCGTGGGGCGCATGAACGCCGACCACGAGGCGGCCGAATGGGCCGTGGCCTGGCTGCCCGAGGGCGGCGAGGGCGTGACCGAGAGTTATGTGAACCTGGTGCCCACCGCCCAGGGCGGCACCCATGTGAACGGCCTGCGCACCGGGCTCACCGAGGCCATTCGGGAGTTCTGCGAGTTTCGCAATCTGCTGCCCCGGGGCGTGCGCATCACCCCGGATGACTGCTGGGAGCACATCAGCTACGTGCTCTCGGTCAAGCTCGAAGACCCCCAGTTCTCCGGCCAGACCAAGGAGCGGCTGAGCTCGCGCGAATGCGCGCCTTTCGTCTCCGGCGTGGTCAAGGACGCCTTCAGCCTGTGGCTGAACCAGCACACCGAGCCCGCCGAGGCCATCGTCGCCCTGGTGCTGCAGAGCGCGCAAAAGCGCCTGCGCTCGGCGAAGAAGGTCGCCCGCAAGCGGGTCACCAGCGGCCCGGCGCTGCCGGGGAAGCTCGCCGACTGCGCCAGCCAGGACCCGGCCCGCAGCGAGCTGTTCCTGGTGGAGGGCGACTCCGCCGGCGGCTCCGCCAAGCAGGCCCGCACCCGGGACAACCAGGCGGTGATGCCCCTGCGCGGCAAGATCCTGAACACCTGGGAGGTGGACCCGGCCGAGGTCATGGCCTCCCAGGAAGTGCACGACATCGCCGTGGCGCTGGGCATAGAGCCCGGCTCCGAGGACCTGTCGGGGCTGCGCTACGGCAAGGTCTGCATCCTCGCCGACGCCGACCCGGACGGCGCCCATATCGCCACCCTGTTGTGCGCGCTGTTCCTGCGCCACTTCCCGGCGCTGGTGGCCGCGGGCCACGTGTTCGTCGCCATGCCGCCGCTCTACCGGGTGGACGTGGGCAAGCAGACCTTCTACGCCCTGGACGAGCATGAGCGCCAGGGGGTCCTCGACCGCATCGCCGCCGAGAAGCTGCGGGGCAAGGTGTCCACCACCCGCTTCAAGGGCCTGGGCGAGATGAACCCCCTGCAGCTGCGCGAGACCACCATGGACCCGGACACCCGGCGCCTGGTGCAGCTCACCGTGGACGATGCCGACGAGACCCACAGCCTGATGAACATGCTGCTGGCCAAGAAAGCCGCCGCCGCCCGCAAGAGCTGGCTGGAGAGCAAGGGCGATCTGGCCGAGGTGAGTGCCTGAGCGACGGCCGCGGGGCGCCTCCTGCATGGCTGTGTTTGACCACAGAGACACAGAGAGCACGGAGGCTCACGGAGAAAAGCGCTTGCCCGTACAAAGGCGCAGGGGCCACCAGGCGGGCACAAGAACCTCCTGGCGTCCCCCGTTTGACTTGCTCTGTGTACTCTGTGCCTCTGTGGTTACAGACCCCCGTCCCGTATACCAACCGAGCATCCACTGGAAGCTGATCGATGAGCGATAACGCCACCAACTACACCGACTACGAATCCCGCCCGCTGCGGGAGTTCACCGAGAAGGCGTACCTGGATTACTCCATGTACGTCATTCTCGACCGGGCCCTGCCGCACATCGGCGACGGACTCAAGCCGGTGCAGCGGCGCATCGTCTACGCCATGTCCGAGCTGGGCCTGTCGAACCTGGCCAAATACAAGAAATCCGCCCGCACCGTGGGCGATGTGCTGGGCAAGTACCACCCCCACGGGGATTCCGCCTGCTACGAGGCCATGGTGCTCATGGCCCAGCCCTTCTCCTACCGCTACCCGCTGGTGGACGGGCAGGGCAACTGGGGTTCCTCCGACGACCCCAAATCCTTCGCCGCCATGCGCTACACCGAGGCGCGCCTCGCCCCCTACGCCCAGACCCTGCTCGCCGAGCTCGGTCAGGGCACGGTGGACTGGACGCCGAACTTCGACGGCACCATGGACGAGCCGGCGCTGCTGCCCGCCCGCGTCCCCAATGTGCTGCTCAACGGCGGCACCGGCATCGCCGTGGGCATGGCCACCGACATCCCGCCCCACAATCTGCGCGAAGTGGTGGCGGCGGTAACCCGCCTGATCGACGAGCCCGAGGCGGATCTGGACCAGCTGCTGGAGCACATCCAGGGCCCCGATTACCCCACCGAGGCCGAGGTCATCACCCCGCGGGCGGATCTGCGCAAGCTCTACGCGACCGGCCACGGTTCGGTGAAGATGCGCGCCCGCTGGGAGCGGGAAGAGCAGGACGTGGTCATCACCGCGCTGCCCTACCAGGTCTCGGGCAACAAGGTGCTGGAGCAGATCGCCGCCCAGATGCAGGCGAAGAAACTGCCCATGGTGGAAGACCTGCGCGATGAATCCGACCACGAGAACCCCACCCGCCTGGTCATCACCCCGCGCTCCAACCGGGTGAACCTGGATGATCTGATGAATCATCTGTTCGCCACCACCGATCTGGAGAAGAACTACCGGGCCAACCTGAACCTCATCGGCCTGGACGGCCGCCCCCGGGTGCGCAACCTGCGCGAGATCCTGGTGGAATGGCTGGAATTCCGCACCCGCACCGTGCGTCGGCGGCTGCAGTGGCGGCTGGACAAGGTGGAGGCCCGGCTGCACATCCTCGAAGGCCTGCTGATCGCCTATCTGAACATCGACGAGGTGATCGCCATCATCCGCCAGGAGGACGAGCCCAAGCCGGTGCTGATGCAGCGCTTCGGCCTGTCCGACAAGCAGGCGGAAGCCATCCTGGAGCTGAAACTGCGCCACCTGGCCAAGCTCGAGGAGATGAAGATCCGCGGCGAGCAGGACGAGCTGGCCAAAGAGCGCGACAGCCTTACCGCGACCCTCAATTCGCCCAAGCGCCTGGCGAAGCTCATCCGCAAGGAACTCACCGAGGACGCCGAGAAATACGGCGACCAGCGCCGCTCGCCGCTGCGCGAGCGCCAGGCCGCCCGGGCCTTGTCCGAGGCCGACCTGGTGCCCAGCGAGCCCATCACCATCGTGCTCTCCGAGAAGGGCTGGGTGCGCGCGGCCAAGGGCCACGACGTGGATGCCGAGAACCTGTCCTACAAGGCCGGCGATGCCTATCTGGATGCCGCCCCCGGTCGCACCAACCAGCAGGCCGTGTTCCTGGATTCCACCGGGCGCGGCTACTCACTGCCCGCCCACAGCCTGCCCTCGGCGCGGGGCCAGGGCGAGCCGCTTACCGGGCGGCTCAGCCCGCCCGCGGGGGCGGCCTTCCGCCATGTGATCGGCGGGCGGGAGGACTACCGTTATCTGCTGGCCTCCGACGCGGGTTACGGCTTCATCGCCCGGCTCGATGAGCTCTACGCCAAGAACAAGGCCGGCAAGGCCGTGCTGACCCTGCCCGCCGGCGCGCAAAGCCTTGCCCCGGCCCGGGTCTACGACCTGGACAGCGACCTGCTGGTAGCCGTCTCCAGCGCCGGGCGTCTGCTGGTCTTCCCCGCCGCCGAGCTGCCGGTGATGGCCCGGGGCAAGGGCAACAAGATCATGGGCATCCCCGCGGCGAAGCTCAAAAGCCGGGAGGAAACCCTGATGGGGGTGATCTGCGTGCCCCAGGGGCACAATCTGGTGCTGCATGCGGGCAAGCGGCATATCACCCTGAAACCGGCCGACCTGGAGGCCTACCGCGGCGAGCGCGGCCAGCGGGGCGGGATGCTGCCCCGGGGCTTCCAGCGGGTGGAGCGGATGGCGCTGGCGGAATGAAGTGAACCACAGAGGCACGGAGGACACAGAGTTACACAGAGACAGCTTCAGGTTTGGCTGCGCAACGCACACCATCCCCCTCTGTGCATCTCTGTGCCTCTGTGGTTAATACACCTCCGCAGGACATGCCTTGAACTTTCCCGGCACACCGCGTATCTAAACCACCGGAAAACCCCTACCCAACAACAAACAATCCGGAGCGAGCACGACGATGTTCCGTATCGGTCTGTTTCTGGCTACCAACCTGGGCATCCTGCTGGTACTCAGCCTTACCCTGAACCTGCTCGAACCCTGGCTGGCCGCCCAGGGCGTGTATATGAACACCGGCTTCTGGCTGGTCTTCGCCGCCATCTTCGGCATGGGCGGCTCCTTCGTCAGCCTGGCGCTGTCCAAGTGGATGGCCAAGCGCTACACCGGCGCGCGGGTGATCCAGCGCCCGGCCAACGAGCTGGAGGCCTGGCTGCTGGACACCGTGCGCCGTCAGGCGAAGCAGGCCGGCATCGGCATGCCCGAGGTGGCCATCTACGACGCCCCGGAGATCAACGCCTTCGCCACCGGCATGAAGCGCGACGATGCCCTGGTGGCGGTGAGCAGCGGCCTGCTGCGGGGCATGAGCCGGGACGAGGCGGAGGCGGTGCTCGCCCACGAGGTGAGCCACGTGGCCAATGGCGATATGGTCACGCTCGCCCTGGTACAGGGAGTGTTGAACACCTTCGTCATCGTGCTCTCGCGGCTGATCGGCACCCTGGTGGACCGGGTGGTGTTCCGCAACGAGCGCGGCCACGGCATTGGTTTCTGGGTCACCATGATCGTCGCCGAGATCTTCCTCGGCATCCTGGCGTCCATCATCGTCATGTGGTTCTCCCGCTACCGGGAGTATCGGGCGGATGCGGGCGGGGCGGCGCTGGCGGGTCGGCACAAGATGATCGCCGCCCTGCAGCGGCTGAAGGGCAACCCCGAGAGCCAGTTGCCGGATCAGCTGGAGGCGTTTGGCATCAGCGGGCGCAAGGCGCTGGGGATCAAGCGGCTGTTCATGTCGCACCCGCCGCTGGATGAGCGGATCGCGGCGCTGCAGGCTGGGGGGTGTTGAGAGAAAGGGTGAACTTGGTCAAGCCTCTCCCGAAGGGGGGCATACGGTGTGGTCTGGCTGTCGTAGATGACGACCTGAATCCTTCGTCGGGGAGACCGAAGCACTGCTGCGCGATGTATATCCGTAGCATGCGCCCCAACCCGATCGTTGGCCGTCCGCGGTGGCCCTCCTTGAGATGGAATGGCTCGAGCTTCGCCTCCATCGTCGCCCTAGGCGTGACCCGTTCGATCTCGCCCAGACCACGGTCCCGGCGAGTGATCTTCTTCTTGGCGTCGCATTCAAGATCAGAGAAGCTCGACTGCATCAGGGGTGTGCTCACTCTAAACCGGGTATTGGCGAGATTGTCTCAAGCCACAGTCCCCCACAAAACGGCCGCCTCTAAAAACAAAGGTTTTTTGCGCCCTTCCGCAGGTAAAAGGCCAGCTCGCGTTGCAACCACGTGGGGCTTTACTGGCCGGAAAGGCTTTGTGTGCTATCTTGATAATACATTTACGCCATAAATCACCTCGCCGGTTTTTCTTGTGGCCCCGCCGTCGAATAGGTACTCTTTATTATTGTTTATCACTGGGTTGTTATAGCGTTTTAAGCTCCATTCCATTCCTATCCGGTAAGATTTTGGGTCGCCCTTTATGACTTTTGTCTCTTTGAAAGCCAGCGTTGCGCCGGATTTTTCGGGGATCTCTTCTATGCTGCCTTCAACGGCAGTATGAGTGATCTCTCTTCTTCCGTGAACGAGAGGTCGTCTGCTGATTAGGGTGCCGCTAAATTTTCGCCGGGAACTATCGAATGAGATGTCGGTGAGGCTGCTCGTGGTGGTGAACCCCGTGGCCTTCCATCTATACCTGATTTTTATGCCTGGGGATTCCATTAGGTCAGCGATGGATTCTGCGGCCAATTCCGCTTTTCCTTGGTTTATGCTATGTTGCCGATCCCATTCGTTTTCAATGCGTTTTATTTCTGATCGTGCTTTGTCGGAAAATCGACCTTCAGGCCTCTCTTTTAAGTAGCGAGACAGGCCAATGTGGCGCTCATGTAGCGTAGGTCGTCCATATTTCTTGAACCCGGCTGCTGCACTATTGAAGAAGGCAGCGTCTTCGTTGTGTCTTCTTATTTCTTCTTTCTGAACTGCGTCCGATAGATGCTTTCTGACCGACTCGTTAAAGATCTGAGAGCTTTTTTGGTCATCTTTGGGATGCGGTAGTTTGTCCTCTATCTGTGCAACATAGTCATTTAAAATATTATCGCGAGCTTTGTATTCGAATTCAACTAAAGGGAACCGCAAGAGGATTTTTTGACTTACCTGTTTGTCTATGTCGGCGGTGATCTCTTTTCTCCCCCGCGCGAGGTAGGTATATAGCTTTCCGTCGGGGTATTCCGGAGTCAGGCTCATTATGGTTCTGATGTAGTCCACCAATAGTTTCTGACGATGTCTTACTTCACCCAGTTCCGCATCTTTAATCCAGCTTTGGGTGATTGAAAACGTCTTTTCAAGTAGCCGCGCGTGAATGAAGAAGTCGAGGGACGATTCATCAGCTGCGGAGAATGCCTTTTGTCTTTTGTGATGCTTTAGTATTTCTGCAATTTCTTTCGATAAGGATTTCCCGGCCGACAGTAAGTCTTCCGGCTTAAGTTCCTGTGTTGAGCTTTGGTTGATGTTTCTAGAGTGAGACTCTAGGATGTCGGCAGCGCTCAGAAGCTCCGATATTTCATATTGTGACCCTGTGGCTCTCAGTATTTTAGCGAGGCCATTTGCCTCAGCCATCCTTAGAGGCGTTCTTCTGCCGCGTTCTTTCGCTATGTCATGTGCGTCTTTTATCGCTACGTACTTTTCTAGCCCTTCTGAGGAGGCCATTAGCATGCTTAAGGGGACGTAATGGATTCTGCCAAGCTGTAGGAGTGGCCATAGTTCGTGATCGGACGTTCCTGATAACGAGACTATGCTAACCTTCGCGATATCTCCGTTTGTCTCAATAATAGTCCCCTTTGCATAGGCATGTTGGCTGATATTGCTGCCTGCAAAATAAATTACGATATCATCGCCTGGTTTGTATTTGTCAAAACAGCCAGGAAGGCTGAGCATGATAAGTAAAGCGAGAAAAAAGCGCCGCATTGCTTGCCCCTTGAAGGCTTCTATGGGTTTATTGTTGGTGGTTTTTGTCGTTGGGTTTTTGCTGTGCGGCATAGGCTCGATTCGGTTATTATTGGCTGTAATATTTATTGTGACGGCTGCGGCTTTCTTTGACTGATAGAGGCCCGCTAGATAGCATATAAATACCAATGAGGGTTTCTTTAAGCCGAGATTTTTTATTCTTGCCGCTTGAGGGGGCTCAAGGTCTCCTAAGGCGGAGGTCACATTGTTATGTGGTCTATCATTGGTTGTTCGTTGGGATGCGAATTGAGTTAAATCACCATCCCCGAAAAGTCGTAATGCATGCCCCGCTCCGGCTCCTGCAGGAAATTGCCCTGTACATAGTCGACCCCGAACTGCCATAGGGTGGCCATGCTGTTCACGTCTTCCAGATAGCCGGCGATGACTTTCTTGTGCAGCTGCTGCGCGTTGTCGATGACCTGCTTGCAGGCCTGCTGGGTTTCCGCATTGCTGCCGATCTCGGCGGTGAGGGTGGCGTCCAGCTTGAGGTAGTCCGCCGGCAGGTGCTTGACCAGCTGGAAGGGGTTCAGGCCGCTGCCGAAGTGATCCAGACAGAAGCCGCAGTTGAGCTCCTTGATGCCGCGAAAGGCTTGTTTGGCCTGGTTGAGCTGGGTGACCGCCACCGGTTCGTTGAGCTGGAAGATCAGCCGGTGGCCCTCCACCCCGGCGTCCTTCAGCGCCTGGCCCACATCGGTGAGGAAGCTGTCGTCTTCCAGGGTGGGGCCCGAGAGCTTGATCATCAGCTCGGTGCCCTGGGCGTTGCGCTGTTGCAACACGCGCACCGCTTCGCTCATCACCCAGCGGTCGAGCTGCGGCAGCAGGCCCCAGCTCTCCGACTGCGGGATGAACTGGCCGGGCAGGACCAGCTTGCCCTCACGGTCCTGCATGCGCAGGCGCACCTCGTAGCGCTCCACGCTCTCGCCCTGCAGGCTGGCCACGGGCTGAAACACCAGGTGGAAACGGTCTTCCTCGGCGGCGGTGGCCACCAGTTCGCGCAGCTGCTCGCCGGCGCCGGTTTCGCCGCCTTCTTCCTCATCGCTGGACGTCGGCAGGTGTACCCGGTTGCCACCCTGCACGCGCGCGGTGTCGGCGGCCTGGTGGGCGGCGTCCAGCGCTTGCTGGGCATTGGAAGCGTCGGCCACCATGGACACGCCGATGGAGCAGGTGCTGGTGACGGTGCGCCCGCCGGACTCGGTGACCAGCGCTTCCACGGCATGGCGTATCGCTTCGCCCAGGGCGATGGTCTCGTGCACGCCGGCCTGCTCCAGCACCACGGTGAAGGCATCGTCGCTGAAGCGGGCCGCCAGGCCCTGATCGGCCTGCTCGGCGCGGATCAGGCCGGCGACATCGGTGATCAGCTGGTCGATGGCGGTGATGCCCAGGGTCAGCTGGATCTGCTCCAGGTTGTCCAGGGCGATGTAGAGCAGGCCGTGGCTCTGTTCCGCGCCTTCGGCGTTTTCGCTGATCAGCCGCTGCAGGTGCTCCATGAAGTAGCTGCGGTTGTAGAGCCCGCTGAGCAGGTCCTGTTTGCTCAGGGTGTCCAGCTGCGCCTCCAGCGCCCGGCTGTCCGCCTGTTCGCGGATCAGGACCTGGGTGCAGGGCTCGCCGTCTATGCTGGCCGGCGAGAAGTGCAGGGTCACCTGGCTGGGCACATCGTCGCTGATGATGGACAGCTCCAGCTCGTCCTGGCTGTGATCGCCCTTGTTGTAGCGGCGCAGGAAGTCTTTCATGCTGCCCTGGTCGTCCGGGGCGATCATGTCGAGGAGGGGCGTGCCCTCGATGTCCTCGAAGCTGTCCACGCCGAAACGCTCCAGATAGGCACGGTTGGCGTAGAGGTGCATGCCTTCGTGGACGTAGGCGATGGCGTCCCGGGAGCTTTCCAGCAGCAGCGAGCAGCGTTTTTCGGTTTCCCGCAGCGAGGCCTCCAGGCGGCGCAGGCGGCGCCGGTCGCGCAGATTGCGCAGCTCCCGCTGCAGCACCCGGGAGAGGTGCTCCAGGTCCTGCTTGCTCACCAGGTCGGCCGCGCCCAGGCGCATGGCCTCCCGGCGCACATCGCCATCGTCCACGTCGTTGATGGCCACCAGCGGCAGATCCTTGCCGCTGTGCTTTATCTGTCGGACGGCCTCGTCCAGGCTCAGCTCCGCCATGCCGGTGGAGCACAGGAAGAGATCGAAAGTCTTCTCGGCCAGGGCCTGCTGCAGGTCCTCGGCGTCTTCCGCCTGGCTGGCGCGCACCGCCTGGCCGGCGTTGCGCAGCACGCTGATCAGCATCTCGGCGTCGTTCAGGGATTCCTCGGCCACCAGCAGGCGGAGGATGTCGTCGTTCTTGCTCATGTACTATCCGTTAGCCCGGTGTGGACCACACCGGGTCGAATTCCCCACCGGCAGTCTGCTCCGCGGCCGCGTTGCGGAAATCGAACTGGCTGAAGTTGTCGGTGGATTCCAGGGCCTTGCCCAAGCGTACCGTGCTTTCGCTGCCCATGCCGCGAATCCGCGCACGTCGCCCGCTCTGGAAATGCAGCCCGGGGGTGGCGAGGCTTACCGGTTGATCCAGCGGCAGCACCTCGGGCAGCAGCAGGCCGCGCTCTTCCGGGCCGAAGCGGCCATCGTCCAGTTCGGGGCTGAGCATCACCGGGGCGGGGCTGGGGGCGATGACCTGCACGCCCACCTGCAGCCCTTCGCCCTTGATCTGCTTCATCCAGCGCACCACGCCCACATGCCAGAGACTGGCGGCCTGGTGCTCGCCCAGTTCGCGGATGCCGATCAGCTCGCCCACCTGTACCCGAGCGGATTGGCTGGGGTCCGAGAGCAGGCAGTAGCCGCCCGCGCTGATGTTCACCAGCCGCCAGCGCGGCGCCTGGGCGGTGCTGGCGCGCGCCACCGGGGCGGGCTTGCCGGTGTCGGCGGCTTGGGCTTGCTCCAGTTCGGAGGGGTAGACCAGCTCCCAGACATCGCTCCGTTCGCCCTCTTCCTGGCCGGCCGGGGCGACGTCCCGGGCGACGAAACGCGAGGCCTGCTGTTCCCCGCTCACACCCTGCTCGTGGGCTAGCGCGCGATGCACCGCCGACAGGCCCGCCACCACTTCGGCGCGGCCGCTGCTGTGGCTGCGGCTGTACTGGCGCCGCGGCACCACCCCCAGCGCCAGCATGGCCCGCTGGATCAGCGCCGCCTGCGGGTGGGGCTGGGGCCGGGCCCAGAAGCGCCACCAGCGACGCGGAGGGCTGAGCTCCTGCTGCATGGCCTCCATCATGCCGGTGGTGTCCAGAAGGTGGGTGTTGGCCTGTTGCTCGCCGCGCTGGCTGCCGGGCAGGGGGCCCTGGTCGCCGTGCAGATTCACCCGGAACATGGCCTCGATGCCGGCATCGCCGGGGCGCAGGCGGGCATGGCCCGCCCAACGCTCCAGCAGCCGGTCCAGGTGCTGGATCTCGTCCTGGCGCATGCGGTAGGGGCCGGCGGCGGCCAGCAGCACCAGTCGCAAATAGCGCCGGGCCACGGTCTGCTGGTTCTTGGCGCCGGGGGCGGCCACTTCCAGGTCCAGCAGTTGGCGGGCCGCGGCCAGCCGATAGAGTTCGTGCACGGTCTGCCAGCTGCCCGGGGTCGGCGGCTGATAGACGAGGAAGTGCTCGGTGATGGCGGTGGCCGTGTGGTGCAGGGCCTGCTCCACGGCCCGGGCCAGGGCCTTCCTGCCCAGGCGGCCGTGACCGCGCAGGCAGTCCTGCAGGACGATGCGCCAGGCGGTGGCCGCCTGTTCATGCAGGCCCGCCACCAGCTCCGCCTGCTTGCGCGCGGCCTCGCGCAGGGGGAACTCGCTGCCCAGATACTCCCGCCGCAGCCCCTCGCTGATGTAGTTCAGGGTCTCGGCAAGTTGCTCCAGCAGCGCGGCGCGGGCCGGTGGCTTGATCTGCAGATGGTTGGTTTCGTCCAGCGCCTGATAGAGCAGACGGCTGGTTTCCCGGACATTGGCCATGGGCAGGCTGGCGCGCCAGGCCTCCATTGCCTTGGGCCGGAAATCGAAGCTCTCGCGTGTCGCCTTGTGCTGGGCGGGCAGGGCCCAGTCTACGCCGATGTAATCGTCCATGGCCGAATCGTTTTTTTCATTTTGGCTGGGGATCGTTCGAGTATAACAGGCGTTGTTTGAAAACCAATTCAGCTTTGCGGCGTAGGCGTCGGTGCGAGAAGGGTTTTGTTGGGCTCGCCGGAAATTTCCCGCACCAGGCGGGGCAGCAGATAGCCCGGCAGTCTTGCGGCCATCTGTCGCCAGAGGGCGACAGCACGGGCCTCGGGCAGGTCGAAATGGCGCGCGCCGCGCACCCGGTCCAGCAGGTGCAGGTAGTAGGGCAGCACGCCGATGTCGAAGAGCCTTTCACTCAAGGCGCACTGGGCCTCCAGGGTGTCGTTCACGCCTTGCAGCAGGACCGCCTGGTTGAGCAGCATCGCCCCGGCCTCGCCCAGCGCCGCCACGGCCCGGGCGACGCTGGGGTCCAGTTCGGCCGCGTGGTTGGCGTGGATGACCACCACGCTGCGCAGGCGGGATTCGCGCAATTGCCCGAGCAGCGTTTCGTTGACCCGATCGGGCAGTACCACCGGCAGGCGGCTGTGGATGCGCAGGCGGCGCAGCTGGGGCAGGGCCTCCAGTTCCCGCAGCAGTTCGCCGAAGCGTTGATCGCTCAGGCTCAAGGGGTCGCCGCCGCTGAGGATGATTTCCTGGATTTCCGGATGGGTGCGCAGGTAATCCAGCGCCGGCTGCCACTGGCTGCGGCTGCTCTGGGCCTCGGGGTAGGGGTAGTGGCGGCGAAAGCAGTAGCGGCAGTGCACCGCGCAGGCACCGGTGGTGATCAGCAGGGCGCGGCCGTGGTATTTGTGCAGCACCCCCGCGCCACCGTGGGCGGCCAGGTCGCCCACGGGGTCGGCGACGAAGCCCGGTGCTTCGTCGAACTCCGCATCCAGGGGCAGCACCTGGCGCAGCAGCGGGTCGTCGCTGCGGCCCGGCTGCATGCGGGCGATGAAGGCCCGCGGCACGCGCAGGGGAAAGAGGCCGGCGGCGCGGCGTGCGGCGGGCAGCAGATCGGCGGGCAGGTCGAGCAGCTGCAGCAATTCCCGCGGGTCGCGCACGGCTTCGGCATATTGCCGCTGCCAGGAGGCGGGGGCGGGGCTGGTGGTTTTGGCATGTACACTCATGGGGCGCATTCTAACCGTTCTAACGGCGCGGTATTTCCGTTAGCATTCCGCGTCTGCGCACTGCATCGAGGAAATCAATGGCGACTTTCAGCACCAACGAGTTCAAGGGCGGCCTGAAGATCATGCTGGACGGCGACCCGTACAGCATCGTCGAGAACGAGTTC
This DNA window, taken from Alkalilimnicola sp. S0819, encodes the following:
- the epmB gene encoding EF-P beta-lysylation protein EpmB — encoded protein: MSVHAKTTSPAPASWQRQYAEAVRDPRELLQLLDLPADLLPAARRAAGLFPLRVPRAFIARMQPGRSDDPLLRQVLPLDAEFDEAPGFVADPVGDLAAHGGAGVLHKYHGRALLITTGACAVHCRYCFRRHYPYPEAQSSRSQWQPALDYLRTHPEIQEIILSGGDPLSLSDQRFGELLRELEALPQLRRLRIHSRLPVVLPDRVNETLLGQLRESRLRSVVVIHANHAAELDPSVARAVAALGEAGAMLLNQAVLLQGVNDTLEAQCALSERLFDIGVLPYYLHLLDRVRGARHFDLPEARAVALWRQMAARLPGYLLPRLVREISGEPNKTLLAPTPTPQS